In Silene latifolia isolate original U9 population chromosome 3, ASM4854445v1, whole genome shotgun sequence, a single window of DNA contains:
- the LOC141646570 gene encoding outer envelope protein 80, chloroplastic-like yields MPRNDNIQFKSSFIKIPNFPIHNPNPKSSFCSHSLSSSKFSITHFLNLLKSPRTLLCSSTLSLSQPSDPDSTPQKPASRTRREDEERVLISEVLVRSKDGEELERKDLEYEALMALKASRPNSALTVREVQEDVHRIIDSGYFSSCMPVAVDTRDGIRLVFQVEPNQEFRGLVCEGANVLPSKFVEDSFRDGYGKVVNIRRLDEVIESINGWYMERGLFGMVSGVEILSGGILRLQISEAEVNDISIRFLDRKTREPTVGKTKPETILRQLTTKKGQVYSLNQGKRDVETVLTMGIMDDVSIFPQPAGDTGKVDLVMNVVERVSGGFSAGGGISSGITSGPLSGLIGSFAYSHRNLLGKNQKVNVSLERGQIDSIFRVNYTVPWIEGDDKRTQRSIMIQNSRTPGTLVHGNQPDDKSFTIGRVTASLEFGRPLRPKWSGTAGLIFQRAGARDDKGDPVIKDVYSSPLTASGNTHDNMLLAKGECVYTGDLGSSMMVFSMEQGLPILPEWLFFNRVNTRARTGMEVGPTNFLLSLSGGHVVGNFSPHEAFAIGGTNSVRGYEEGAVGSGRSYVVGCGEISFPLFGPVDGALFADYGTDLGSGTSVPGDPAGARLKPGSGYGYGFGIRVESPLGPLRLEYAFNDKQARRFHFGVGHRN; encoded by the exons ATGCCCAGAAATGACAACATCCAATTCAAATCATCCTTCATCAAAATCCCCAATTTCCCAATCCACAACCCTAACCCTAAATCCTCCTTCTGCTCCCATTCCCTATCTTCCTCCAAATTCTCAATCACCCACTTCCTAAACTTGCTCAAATCACCCAGAACTCTACTATGCTCATCCACACTCTCACTGAGTCAACCCAGCGACCCCGACTCAACCCCTCAGAAGCCCGCTAGTCGGACTCGGAGAGAGGACGAGGAGAGAGTGTTGATTAGCGAGGTGTTAGTAAGGAGCAAAGATGGAGAAGAGTTGGAGAGGAAGGATTTGGAGTATGAAGCTTTAATGGCGTTGAAAGCGTCTCGTCCCAATTCGGCATTGACGGTTAGGGAGGTACAGGAGGATGTTCATAGGATTATTGATTCTGGTTACTTCTCTTCTTGTATGCCTGTTGCTGTTGATACTAGGGATGGTATTAGATTAGTCTTTCag GTAGAGCCAAACCAGGAGTTTCGAGGTTTGGTTTGCGAAGGAGCTAATGTTCTCCCATCCAAGTTCGTAGAGGACTCTTTTCGTGACGGATATG GAAAAGTGGTTAACATTAGACGTTTGGATGAAGTGATTGAATCCATCAATGGCTGGTATATGGAGCGAGGCCTGTTTGGCATG GTATCGGGCGTTGAGATCCTTTCAGGGGGAATTTTGAGGTTGCAAATTTCTGAAGCAGAGGTCAATGATATTTCGATCCGCTTCCTTGATAGAAAAAC GCGTGAACCAACCGTCGGTAAGACAAAGCCTGAAACTATACTCCGGCAGCTTACAACTAAAAAAGGACAG GTTTACAGTTTAAATCAAGGAAAAAGGGATGTAGAAACTGTCTTAACGATGGGAATCATGGACGATGTCAGCATATTTCCTCAACCTGCCGGAG ACACAGGCAAGGTTGATCTTGTGATGAATGTGGTTGAGCGTGTCAGTGGAGGTTTCTCAGCTGGAGGTGGTATTTCAAGTGG AATAACAAGTGGGCCCTTGTCAGGTCTAATTGGAAG CTTTGCATATTCTCACCGTAATCTGTTGGGCAAGAATCAGAAAGTTAATGTCTCACTAGAACGGGGCCAAATCGACTCTATATTCCGAGTGAATTATACAGTTCCTTGGATTGAAGGTGATGACAAGCGTACACAAAGATCCATTATGATTCAG AACTCAAGAACTCCTGGTACTTTGGTCCATGGTAACCAACCTGATGATAAAAGCTTTACCATTGGCCGTGTCACAGCTTCCCTTGAATTCGGCAGGCCTCTGAGACCTAAGTGGAGTGGAACAGCTGGTCTCATATTTCAG CGTGCTGGTGCTCGGGATGACAAGGGAGATCCTGTTATTAAGGATGTCTACAGCAGCCCTCTAACTGCAAG TGGGAACACTCATGATAATATGTTGCTCGCCAAAGGCGAGTGTGTCTACACTGGTGACTTAGGATCGTCAATG ATGGTTTTTAGCATGGAACAAGGGCTTCCTATCTTGCCTGAGTGGTTGTTTTTTAATCGAGTGAATACTCGTGCGAGGACAGGAATGGAAGTTGGACCTACTAATTTTCTATTAAG TTTGTCTGGGGGTCATGTAGTCGGAAATTTCTCCCCCCATGAAGCATTTGCAATAGGTGGAACAAACAGTGTGAGAGGATATGAAGAAGGCGCAGTTGGTTCTGGCCGCTCATATGTGGTTGGTTGTGGAGAAATTTCTTTCCCACTG TTTGGTCCGGTAGATGGGGCTCTATTTGCAGACTATGGAACTGACCTTGGTTCAGGCACATCTGTTCCTG GGGATCCTGCTGGTGCAAGACTAAAGCCTGGAAGTGGATACGGGTATGGATTTGGGATCCGGGTCGAGTCCCCTTTAGGTCCTCTACGACTCGAGTATGCTTTCAATGATAAACAAGCTAGGAGGTTTCATTTTGGCGTTGGTCATCGGAACTAG
- the LOC141646571 gene encoding copper-transporting ATPase HMA4-like, with the protein MEVHDKLDLDEPLLQSQDSVTIDIPQDADKRIKTLKFEIKGMECASCATSIESVLNKLDGIQSISISVMDGKAVVKYVSGVIDGKTIKGTIEDAGFKVEGSPEQDIAVCRLKIKGMACTSCSEAVERALSAANGVKRAVVGLALEEAKVNFDPNITDPKQIIEAVEDCGFDADLISAGDDVNKVHLKLDGVHSLEEATAVRSALELAVGVNYVEMDTEGSKVIVSYDPELTGPRSLIQCVREASVGPTSFDASLYLPPPQRETDRQKEILMYKTQFLWSCVFTIPVFVFSMILPMLKPYGNWLEYKIHNMLTIGMVLRWILCTPVQFFIGRRFYIGAYHALRRKSSNMDVLVAVGTNAAYFYSLYILIKALVSNNFEGQDFFETSAMLISFILLGKYLEIVAKGKTSDALAKLTELAPDTACLVTIDDDGNVTSETEISTQLIERNDLFKIVPGAKVPVDGIVIDGQSYVNESMITGEAEPVAKRLGDKVIGGTVNDNGCIIVKATHVGSETALSQIVQLVEAAQLARAPVQKLADQISRFFVPTVVAVAFVTWLAWFATGVAGLYPKHWIPESMDKFELALQFGISVVVVACPCALGLATPTAVMVATGKGASLGVLIKGGMALQKAHKVKAVVFDKTGTLTMGKPVVVTVRLFSQITMEEVCDLAIATEANSEHPIAKAVAEHAKSLHNRHESPADHFEDAKEFEVHPGAGVSGKVGEKIVLIGNKRLMKAFDVQMSREVEEHISGTENLARTCVLLAIDGKVAAAFAVTDPVKPEAGQVIRFLESMGISSIMVTGDNWGTASAIAREVGITQVFAETDPIGKAKKIKEIQMKGLAVAMVGDGINDSPALVAADIGMAIGAGTNVAIEAADIVLIKSNLEDVVTALDLSRKTMSRIRLNYVWALGYNVLAMPLAAGMLFPFTGIRLPPWVAGACMAASSISVVCSSLLLQSYKKPMCVRNT; encoded by the exons ATGGAAGTTCACGACAAGCTCGATCTGGATGAGCCGCTATTACAATCTCAGGACTCTGTGACCATTGACATTCCTCAAGATGCTGATAAAAGGATCAAAACATTGAAATTTGAGATTAAGGGTATGGAGTGCGCATCTTGCGCTACGTCAATTGAGTCTGTGCTAAATAAGCTTGATGGAATACAGTCTATTTCTATATCAGTGATGGATGGCAAAGCAGTCGTTAAATATGTCTCAGGAGTTATTGAT ggaaaaacaataaaaggcACCATAGAGGATGCAGGTTTCAAAGTAGAAGGGTCTCCAGAACAAGATATAGCAGTGTGTAGATTAAAGATCAAAGGGATGGCATGCACCAGCTGTTCCGAGGCTGTAGAGCGAGCCCTTTCAGCAGCTAATGGGGTAAAAAGGGCTGTGGTGGGCCTAGCTCTCGAGGAAGCCAAGGTCAATTTTGATCCTAACATTACCGACCCTAAACAGATAATTGAAGCTGTAGAAGATTGTGGCTTCGATGCTGATCTTATAAGTGCTGGTGATGACGTGAACAAAGTGCACCTTAAGCTTGATGGAGTTCATTCTCTTGAAGAGGCAACGGCTGTTAGATCTGCCCTTGAATTAGCGGTTGGGGTCAATTATGTTGAGATGGATACTGAAGGTAGCAAAGTGATTGTGAGCTATGATCCGGAATTAACTGGTCCAAGATCACTGATACAATGCGTCAGAGAGGCTTCGGTTGGCCCAACATCTTTCGATGCTAGCTTGTATCTTCCTCCCCCACAAAGAGAGACTGATCGCCAAAAAGAGATCCTCATGTACAAAACACAATTCTTATGGAGTTGTGTTTTTACTATCCCCGTATTTGTCTTTTCCATGATACTTCCCATGCTTAAGCCATATGGCAACTGGTTAGAGTACAAAATTCACAATATGCTTACAATTGGAATGGTATTGAGGTGGATACTTTGTACACCAGTTCAGTTCTTCATTGGCAGGAG GTTTTACATTGGGGCATATCATGCATTGAGGCGAAAATCTTCTAATATGGATGTTTTGGTGGCCGTGGGGACCAATGCTGCTTATTTCTATTCTCTTTACATTCTGATTAAAGCTTTGGTTTCCAATAACTTTGAAGGTCAAGACTTCTTTGAGACTAGCGCGATGTTAATATCTTTTATACTCCTGGGTAAGTATTTGGAGATTGTGGCGAAAGGGAAGACGTCAGATGCTTTAGCAAAACTGACAGAGCTTGCTCCCGATACTGCATGCTTGGTAACAATCGATGACGATGGAAATGTAACTTCTGAAACAGAAATCAGCACTCAACTTATAGAGCGGAATGATTTGTTTAAGATTGTTCCTGGGGCAAAGGTTCCTGTTGACGGGATCGTTATTGATGGTCAAAGCTATGTAAATGAAAGCATGATTACTGGAGAAGCAGAGCCAGTTGCCAAAAGACTTGGTGATAAG GTTATTGGTGGTACTGTAAATGATAATGGCTGTATTATAGTTAAGGCTACACATGTTGGATCAGAAACAGCACTCTCTCAAATCGTTCAACTTGTGGAGGCTGCACAATTGGCAAGAGCCCCCGTTCAGAAATTGGCCGATCAGATCTCCAGGTTTTTTGTTCCAACT GTTGTTGCAGTAGCTTTTGTAACATGGTTAGCATGGTTCGCAACTGGAGTGGCTGGTCTTTATCCAAAACACTGGATACCTGAATCAATGGATAAATTTGAGCTTGCTTTGCAGTTTGGAATATCTGTTGTTGTAGTTGCCTGTCCATGTGCCTTGGGATTGGCAACTCCTACGGCAGTCATGGTTGCCACTGGCAAGGGTGCTTCACTAGGTGTGCTCATCAAGGGGGGCATGGCGCTTCAAAAGGCACACAAG GTTAAAGCAGTGGTTTTTGACAAGACAGGAACGTTGACAATGGGAAAGCCAGTTGTTGTTACTGTTCGTCTCTTTTCTCAGATAACAATGGAGGAAGTCTGTGATCTAGCAATCGCTACAGAG GCAAACAGTGAGCACCCTATAGCAAAAGCCGTTGCCGAACATGCAAAGAGTCTTCATAATAGACATGAGTCACCGGCTGACCACTTCGAAGATGCTAAGGAATTTGAGGTGCATCCAGGAGCTGGAGTAAGTGGAAAGGTGGGTGAGAAAATAGTTCTCATAGGAAACAAGAGGCTTATGAAGGCTTTTGATGTTCAAATGAGTCGTGAGGTTGAGGAACATATCTCAGGGACTGAGAATTTGGCTCGTACATGTGTTCTACTTGCCATTGATGGGAAGGTAGCAGCGGCTTTTGCTGTCACGGATCCTGTGAAACCCGAGGCTGGTCAAGTCATTAGGTTTCTCGAGTCAATGGGCATATCCAGCATTATGGTAACTGGAGATAACTGGGGTACAGCATCAGCTATAGCAAGAGAAGTTGGTATTACTCAAGTTTTTGCTGAAACAGATCCAATTGGAAAAGCAAAGAAGATAAAAGAAATTCAG ATGAAAGGGTTGGCAGTGGCAATGGTGGGAGACGGAATAAATGACTCACCAGCTTTAGTAGCAGCAGATATTGGGATGGCCATAGGCGCTGGGACAAACGTTGCTATTGAGGCAGCCGATATAGTTCTCATCAAAAGCAACCTAGAAGATGTGGTGACAGCCTTGGATCTCTCCAGGAAAACTATGTCCAGAATTCGGCTAAATTATGTTTGGGCCCTTGGTTATAATGTCCTAGCCATGCCTTTAGCTGCCGGAATGTTGTTCCCATTCACTGGGATTCGGCTTCCACCTTGGGTTGCTGGGGCATGTATGGCAGCCTCGTCCATTAGTGTTGTCTGTTCTTCTCTCTTATTGCAGTCTTACAAGAAGCCAATGTGTGTCAGAAATACCTGA
- the LOC141646572 gene encoding uncharacterized protein LOC141646572, which translates to MDGSGSGGWFLSGSSGRLSDMEMPMPKRQQGQMGQPLMTHQPNHFPPLNMVGALENEPPLGFGEGKELTLGGMAMDLGRGKGISLGPSCSNNTTSDDEEPSFTDDVNGENCNGTNSKKKLRWQRMKWTDDVIRLLIAVVASVGDDAVHEAADGPKRKFGMLHKKGKWKMVSNIMISKGCCVSPQQCEDKFNDLNKRYKKLNDILGRGTSCQVVENPSLMDSMPQLTNKAKDEVRKILSSKHLFYREMCAYHNGQLIPGCHDVDLQGHLPTQDVHSNGNDISEERGGDRIHESESDDDDDSYGDDPEANHGSIAFGIKGSLNEGNSAFWPLPDKEGGNQVQLAARFPDKVKSPTEQRAWIQQQLQQSEEEKVRLLAEALDLEKQHFKWLRFRCKKDRELERVKLENEKMKLENDEMLLVLKQKALHLEILNPETPPER; encoded by the coding sequence ATGGATGGTTCGGGTTCAGGAGGCTGGTTTTTATCAGGATCAAGTGGTCGTTTATCGGACATGGAAATGCCCATGCCTAAGCGTCAGCAAGGTCAGATGGGTCAGCCATTGATGACCCATCAACCTAATCATTTTCCTCCCTTGAACATGGTGGGTGCTCTTGAAAATGAGCCGCCGCTTGGGTTTGGAGAGGGGAAAGAGTTAACGTTAGGGGGCATGGCGATGGATCTTGGTAGAGGGAAGGGAATATCTCTAGGGCCTTCGTGTAGTAATAATACTACAAGTGACGATGAGGAACCAAGTTTTACGGATGATGTGAATGGTGAGAATTGTAATGGAACTAATAGTAAAAAGAAATTACGTTGGCAAAGGATGAAGTGGACTGATGACGTGATCAGGCTTTTGATAGCTGTGGTTGCATCTGTTGGTGATGATGCTGTGCATGAAGCGGCAGATGGGCCCAAGAGGAAGTTCGGGATGTTACACAAAAAGGGAAAGTGGAAAATGGTTTCAAACATCATGATAAGCAAGGGCTGTTGTGTGTCACCTCAACAATGCGAGGACAAGTTCAATGACTTGAATAAAAGGTATAAGAAGTTGAATGATATTCTCGGCAGGGGAACTAGCTGTCAAGTTGTGGAAAATCCGTCTTTGATGGACTCCATGCCACAGTTAACAAATAAGGCTAAAGATGAGGTGAGGAAGATTTTGAGCTCCAAACATTTGTTCTATCGAGAAATGTGTGCTTACCACAATGGGCAGTTAATTCCAGGGTGCCATGATGTTGATCTAcaaggtcatttaccgactcaggATGTGCACTCAAATGGTAACGATATATCTGAAGAGCGAGGAGGTGATAGAATCCATGAATCTGaatctgatgatgatgatgattcgtATGGCGATGATCCTGAGGCCAACCATGGAAGTATAGCTTTTGGTATAAAAGGCAGCCTGAATGAAGGCAACTCTGCCTTTTGGCCTTTGCCTGATAAAGAAGGTGGCAACCAAGTCCAATTGGCTGCGAGGTTTCCAGATAAGGTGAAGTCACCCACGGAACAAAGAGCGTGGATCCAGCAGCAGTTACAGCAATCAGAAGAAGAAAAGGTCAGGTTGCTGGCCGAGGCACTTGACCTTGAAAAACAGCATTTTAAATGGTTACGATTTCGCTGCAAGAAAGATAGGGAGCTTGAGAGGGTGAAGCTAGAGAATGaaaaaatgaagttagaaaatgATGAAATGCTTTTGGTGCTTAAGCAGAAGGCCCTACATTTGGAAATTCTAAACCCGGAAACACCGCCAGAGAGATGA